Proteins co-encoded in one Candidatus Methylomirabilota bacterium genomic window:
- the tpiA gene encoding triose-phosphate isomerase encodes MRTPLVIGNWKMQGTLAEARTLATAIRDGLKRPRGVEVVVCPPFTALAAVGEILAGSPIRLGAQNCHWEASGAHTGEVSPAMLAELGCRYVLVGHSERRRELGETDQRISLKAQAALAHGLTPVLCVGETADERRQGLTFTTVEGQLRAGLAGMMPDAVAQIVLAYEPVWAIGTGVNATPAQAAEVHGYLRGLLSELTSKETAQTIRILYGGSVKADNADALAAEPEIDGALVGGASLNAPGFIAIVRKTARAGAAVRGE; translated from the coding sequence ATGCGTACGCCGCTGGTCATAGGGAACTGGAAGATGCAGGGGACACTGGCCGAGGCGCGGACGCTGGCCACGGCCATCCGTGATGGCCTCAAGCGCCCGCGCGGGGTCGAGGTGGTCGTCTGCCCGCCCTTCACCGCGCTGGCCGCGGTCGGCGAGATCCTCGCCGGCAGCCCCATCCGCCTGGGCGCCCAGAACTGCCACTGGGAGGCGTCGGGCGCCCACACCGGCGAAGTCTCGCCGGCGATGCTGGCGGAGCTGGGGTGCCGCTACGTGCTGGTTGGACACTCGGAGCGTCGGCGCGAGCTGGGCGAGACCGATCAGCGCATCAGCCTCAAGGCGCAGGCGGCGCTGGCCCACGGTCTCACGCCGGTGCTGTGCGTTGGAGAGACGGCCGACGAGCGGCGGCAGGGGTTGACCTTCACGACGGTGGAGGGCCAGCTGCGGGCCGGCCTGGCCGGGATGATGCCGGACGCGGTGGCCCAGATCGTCCTCGCCTACGAGCCGGTCTGGGCGATCGGCACCGGCGTGAACGCCACGCCCGCCCAGGCGGCCGAGGTCCACGGCTACTTGCGCGGGCTCCTGTCGGAGCTGACGTCCAAGGAGACCGCGCAGACGATTCGCATTCTCTACGGAGGCAGCGTGAAGGCGGACAACGCCGATGCGCTGGCGGCGGAGCCCGAGATCGACGGCGCCCTGGTGGGAGGCGCCAGCCTCAACGCGCCGGGCTTCATCGCCATCGTCAGGAAGACGGCGCGGGCCGGCGCTGCCGTGAGGGGGGAGTGA
- a CDS encoding AAA family ATPase translates to MIVDDFMSALTPVVVRLDTVAPELVEWVWPGRIPRGKLTLLIGDPGVGKSFLALDIAARVSRGAAWPDGGRAPASAIVLLSAEDGLADTIRPRLDTLNAEVSRIHALTAMREAGVDRSFSLETDLDRLETVIQNTGAILVGVDPLSAYLGDRDSYKDSEIRGLLGPLAALAERTKTAIVAIIHLTKDQQRKALYRALGSIAFVAAARVVLALGKDPEDEDRRILVTVKNNLTTPAPALAFTLTRGVLDWYADPVDGMDADALLSPATEEPGERQDAKAFLEELLADGDVRATEALKAARAHGVSERTLRRARRDLGVTASRVGGAGKAGAWFWTLTPKVATTTDAKMATPGEVAALRQSGDATDGIPPTSPKRAMSQGMAPLVAASGYEIPHRSSLPPKSWP, encoded by the coding sequence ATGATCGTCGACGACTTCATGTCTGCGCTCACTCCGGTCGTGGTTCGCCTCGACACCGTCGCGCCTGAGCTGGTCGAATGGGTCTGGCCAGGGCGTATCCCGCGTGGGAAGTTGACCTTGCTGATCGGCGACCCGGGAGTCGGCAAATCGTTTCTCGCACTCGACATCGCCGCCCGTGTGTCGCGCGGCGCCGCGTGGCCCGACGGCGGCCGCGCGCCGGCCAGCGCGATCGTGCTCCTGTCTGCGGAGGATGGCCTGGCCGATACCATCCGCCCGCGTCTGGACACACTCAACGCGGAGGTCAGCCGTATCCATGCGCTCACGGCGATGCGGGAGGCGGGCGTGGATCGCAGCTTCAGCCTCGAGACTGATCTGGACCGCTTGGAAACGGTCATCCAGAACACAGGCGCCATCCTAGTCGGCGTGGACCCGCTGAGCGCCTACCTCGGCGACCGGGACAGCTACAAGGACTCTGAGATCCGGGGCCTCCTGGGGCCGCTCGCCGCGCTGGCCGAGCGGACCAAAACGGCCATCGTGGCCATTATTCACCTCACCAAGGACCAGCAGCGGAAGGCGCTCTACCGGGCGCTTGGCTCCATCGCGTTCGTGGCCGCCGCCCGCGTCGTGCTCGCCCTTGGCAAGGACCCCGAGGACGAGGACCGGCGAATCTTGGTCACGGTCAAGAACAACCTCACCACGCCGGCCCCGGCGCTCGCCTTCACGCTCACGCGGGGCGTGCTCGACTGGTACGCGGACCCCGTCGATGGCATGGACGCTGACGCCCTCCTGTCGCCAGCGACCGAGGAGCCGGGCGAGCGGCAGGACGCGAAGGCGTTCTTGGAGGAGCTCCTGGCCGACGGTGACGTGCGGGCGACCGAGGCCCTGAAGGCCGCCAGGGCTCACGGCGTCTCCGAGCGGACCTTACGACGGGCCAGGCGCGACCTCGGCGTGACGGCCAGCCGGGTCGGAGGAGCCGGGAAAGCCGGGGCGTGGTTCTGGACGCTCACGCCTAAGGTGGCCACCACCACGGACGCTAAGATGGCCACACCCGGAGAAGTGGCCGCCTTAAGGCAATCAGGCGACGCAACAGACGGAATCCCGCCCACTTCGCCTAAGAGGGCCATGTCTCAGGGTATGGCCCCCTTAGTGGCCGCATCAGGCTACGAGATCCCCCATCGCTCCAGCCTTCCGCCCAAGAGTTGGCCGTGA
- the secG gene encoding preprotein translocase subunit SecG, translated as MYTLLVVIHVIACFAIMGMVLLQAGKGADIGSAFGGAGSQAVFGSMGTPTILGKITTVIAIIFTITSFSLALIGGERSGSVVREPAPSPAQSAPGPAAPAPAK; from the coding sequence ATGTACACGCTGCTCGTCGTCATCCACGTCATCGCGTGCTTCGCCATCATGGGCATGGTGCTCCTGCAGGCGGGCAAGGGCGCCGACATCGGCTCCGCCTTCGGCGGCGCCGGCAGCCAGGCGGTCTTCGGCTCCATGGGGACGCCGACCATCCTGGGAAAGATCACGACGGTGATCGCCATCATCTTCACCATCACCTCGTTCAGCCTGGCGCTGATAGGGGGCGAGCGCAGCGGCTCGGTGGTGCGCGAGCCGGCGCCGTCCCCGGCCCAGTCCGCGCCGGGGCCCGCCGCCCCCGCGCCCGCGAAGTAG
- a CDS encoding ABC transporter permease: protein MLWYALRRLVLAVPLLIGITFVSFLVIHLAPGEPVEFQMGELSPESTAQAKQMLRELYGLDKPLPVQYWNWLIRIARLDFGRSFMPDGRPVLEKIGERLPVTLLLNVAEMAIILAIAVPIGVFSATRQYSLFDKVTTIFVFVGFATPDFWLALLLMILFGIQLGWLPISGLRDINWEYLPFWRQQWDFLSHLILPIVVATFGGLAGFSRYMRQSMLEVIRQEYIQSARAKGLAERVVIGKHALRNAMLPIVTILGLSLPGLIGGSVIVEWTFAIPGMGQLMVQSVFQRDYPVIMGNLVIVSTLTLVANLVADLGYGLIDPRIRLAGRRGR, encoded by the coding sequence ATGCTCTGGTACGCGCTGCGACGCCTCGTGCTGGCCGTTCCCCTCCTCATCGGGATCACCTTCGTGTCCTTCCTGGTCATCCACCTGGCGCCGGGCGAGCCGGTGGAGTTCCAGATGGGCGAGCTGAGCCCCGAATCGACCGCCCAGGCCAAGCAGATGCTCCGCGAGCTGTACGGGCTCGACAAGCCGCTGCCCGTCCAGTACTGGAACTGGCTCATCCGGATTGCGCGCCTCGATTTCGGCCGCTCGTTCATGCCCGACGGCCGGCCGGTGCTCGAGAAGATCGGCGAGCGGTTGCCGGTGACGCTGCTCCTCAACGTGGCCGAGATGGCGATCATCCTGGCCATCGCGGTGCCGATCGGCGTTTTCAGCGCCACGCGCCAGTACTCGCTCTTCGACAAGGTGACGACGATCTTCGTCTTCGTGGGCTTCGCCACGCCGGACTTCTGGCTGGCCCTGCTGCTGATGATCCTCTTCGGCATCCAGCTCGGGTGGTTGCCGATCTCCGGCCTCCGGGACATCAACTGGGAGTACCTGCCGTTCTGGCGCCAGCAGTGGGATTTCCTGAGCCACCTCATCCTGCCCATCGTCGTGGCCACCTTCGGCGGGCTGGCCGGGTTCTCGCGCTACATGCGCCAGAGCATGCTGGAGGTGATCCGGCAGGAGTACATCCAGTCGGCGCGGGCCAAAGGGCTGGCCGAGCGCGTCGTCATCGGCAAGCACGCCCTCCGCAACGCCATGCTGCCGATCGTGACCATCCTGGGGCTCTCGCTGCCCGGCCTCATCGGCGGCAGCGTCATCGTGGAATGGACGTTCGCCATTCCCGGCATGGGCCAGCTCATGGTGCAGTCCGTCTTCCAGCGCGACTACCCGGTCATCATGGGCAACCTCGTGATCGTCTCCACGCTCACCCTCGTCGCCAATCTCGTAGCCGACCTCGGCTACGGGCTGATCGACCCCCGCATCCGCCTGGCCGGCCGCCGCGGGCGCTGA
- a CDS encoding helix-turn-helix domain-containing protein encodes MDAKLLDVGQAAALLGLHSATLYRMARARRIPCVRLGRRIIRFDPRALERYLKQKTVEVREAAGR; translated from the coding sequence ATGGACGCGAAGCTGCTGGACGTGGGGCAGGCAGCGGCGCTGCTGGGGCTGCACTCCGCAACGCTCTACCGCATGGCGCGCGCCCGCCGAATCCCGTGCGTGCGACTGGGCCGGCGCATCATCCGCTTCGACCCGCGCGCGCTCGAGCGGTACTTGAAGCAAAAAACCGTGGAGGTGCGCGAGGCGGCGGGGCGGTGA
- a CDS encoding ABC transporter permease, giving the protein MKGFWRAFAKNRLAIVGGAVVLCLAALAVLAPLLAPWDPHRPDVRTILDPPSRTHLLGTDQLGRDVLSRMLYGARVSLAVGFVSVGIATAIGIMLGSVAGYNGGLVDAAVMRLVDLMLVFPRFFLLLAVLAFLRPSIWTIMVVIGLTGWMSVTRLVRAEFLSLKEREFVIWSQSVGASGFRVIWRHILPNAMAPVLVAMTLGIPAAILTESGLSFLGLGVQPPFATWGNILNEGKDAIEIAWWLSVYPGLAILVTVLSYNLLGEGIRDALDPRLRQAVGRFVARAR; this is encoded by the coding sequence GTGAAGGGCTTCTGGCGGGCGTTCGCGAAGAACCGGCTGGCCATCGTCGGGGGCGCCGTCGTCCTCTGCCTGGCGGCGCTGGCGGTCCTGGCTCCGCTGCTGGCGCCCTGGGATCCGCACCGGCCCGACGTGCGGACGATCCTCGACCCGCCGTCGCGGACGCACCTGCTGGGCACCGATCAGCTCGGGCGCGACGTCCTCTCGCGGATGCTCTACGGCGCCCGCGTGTCGCTGGCGGTGGGGTTCGTCTCGGTCGGGATCGCCACGGCGATCGGGATCATGCTGGGCTCGGTGGCCGGCTACAACGGCGGACTCGTCGACGCGGCCGTCATGCGGCTCGTCGACCTCATGCTGGTCTTCCCCCGCTTCTTCCTGCTCCTGGCGGTCCTGGCCTTTCTCCGGCCCTCGATCTGGACGATCATGGTCGTGATCGGGCTCACGGGTTGGATGAGCGTGACGCGGCTGGTGCGGGCCGAGTTCCTGAGCCTCAAGGAGCGGGAGTTCGTGATCTGGTCGCAGTCGGTCGGGGCCAGCGGGTTCCGGGTGATCTGGCGTCACATCCTGCCCAACGCGATGGCGCCGGTGCTGGTGGCGATGACCCTCGGCATTCCCGCCGCCATCCTCACCGAGTCGGGCCTCTCCTTCCTGGGGCTCGGGGTGCAGCCTCCCTTCGCCACCTGGGGCAATATCCTCAACGAGGGCAAGGACGCGATCGAGATCGCCTGGTGGCTATCGGTCTACCCGGGACTGGCCATTCTGGTGACCGTGCTCTCCTACAACCTGCTCGGCGAGGGAATCCGCGACGCGCTCGACCCGCGGCTGCGCCAAGCCGTGGGCCGGTTTGTTGCGCGCGCGCGTTGA
- a CDS encoding peptide-binding protein, which translates to MKIRSATLLLLGCLLAGCGSEVGGAVDDAAAGQQNLPPAPGDTLVEALLGNVSGLIPNITSDSASHEVGGLIYAGLVTRDRDLNIIGEMAESWQFSRDCLNLTFKLRPNVKWHDGHQFTAADVVFTYQTMIHPKTPTGYREDFRAVERIEAVDPHSVRITYKRVYAKALQSWGIWILPKHLLERYVLEGRLRDAPQNWHGPVGTGPYRFKEMRSGEKIVLVANPDFYEEGRPYISRIVYRVIPSQATIFLELKAKGVDSANLTALQYKRQTEYPAFQKAYWKFRYPSSGYTYLGFNLKDPRFADKRVRQAFTHAINKRELIDGVLLGLGREATGPYKPGTWVYNPNVKTYPYDMGQARRLLAEAGWKEKNADGLLVKDGQPFTFVLLTNQGNDERKKVAEIIQASLQELGVGVEIRVLEWASFIKEYVKKRRFDAIVLGWGIGLDPDQYEIWHSSKTGPDDLNHVSYANPEVDELLERGRSSCVDAERKKHYDRLQTILAEEQPIVFLYFRDNLPAVSRRVRGIIESPNGIRFNFTDWYVPQSLQRYTAG; encoded by the coding sequence GTGAAGATCCGGAGCGCGACGCTCCTCCTGCTGGGCTGCCTCCTGGCCGGCTGCGGCAGCGAAGTGGGTGGCGCCGTCGACGACGCCGCCGCCGGCCAGCAGAATCTCCCGCCCGCCCCCGGCGACACGCTCGTCGAGGCGCTGCTCGGCAACGTCTCCGGCCTGATCCCGAACATCACCAGCGATAGCGCCTCCCACGAGGTGGGCGGCCTCATCTACGCGGGGCTCGTCACGCGCGACCGCGATCTCAACATCATCGGCGAGATGGCCGAGTCCTGGCAGTTCAGCCGCGATTGCCTGAACCTGACGTTCAAGCTCCGCCCGAACGTCAAATGGCACGACGGTCACCAGTTCACCGCCGCCGACGTCGTCTTCACCTATCAGACGATGATCCATCCCAAGACGCCGACGGGGTACCGCGAGGACTTCCGCGCCGTCGAGCGCATCGAGGCGGTGGACCCCCACAGCGTACGCATCACGTACAAGAGGGTGTACGCCAAGGCGCTGCAGAGCTGGGGGATCTGGATACTGCCGAAGCACCTGCTCGAGCGGTACGTGCTGGAGGGACGGCTGCGCGATGCGCCGCAGAACTGGCACGGCCCGGTCGGCACGGGGCCGTATCGCTTCAAGGAGATGCGGTCGGGCGAGAAGATCGTGCTGGTCGCCAACCCGGACTTCTACGAGGAGGGCCGGCCCTACATCTCGCGGATCGTCTACCGCGTCATCCCGAGCCAGGCGACGATCTTCCTCGAGCTGAAGGCCAAAGGGGTCGACAGCGCCAACCTCACCGCACTCCAGTACAAGCGGCAAACGGAGTACCCGGCGTTCCAGAAGGCCTACTGGAAGTTCCGTTATCCCAGCAGTGGCTACACCTACCTCGGCTTCAACCTGAAGGACCCGCGCTTCGCCGACAAGCGCGTGCGACAGGCGTTCACCCACGCCATCAACAAGCGGGAGCTGATCGACGGCGTGCTGCTGGGGCTGGGCCGCGAAGCGACCGGACCGTACAAGCCTGGCACCTGGGTCTACAACCCGAACGTGAAGACGTACCCGTACGACATGGGGCAGGCCCGCCGACTGCTGGCCGAGGCCGGCTGGAAGGAGAAGAACGCCGACGGGTTGCTCGTCAAGGACGGCCAGCCCTTCACGTTCGTGCTCCTCACCAACCAGGGCAACGACGAGCGGAAGAAGGTGGCCGAGATCATCCAGGCCTCGCTCCAGGAGCTGGGGGTGGGCGTCGAGATCCGGGTTCTGGAGTGGGCGTCTTTCATCAAGGAGTACGTCAAGAAGCGGCGGTTCGATGCCATCGTTCTGGGATGGGGGATCGGGCTCGATCCCGACCAGTACGAGATCTGGCACTCGTCCAAGACGGGCCCCGACGACCTCAACCACGTCTCGTACGCCAACCCCGAGGTCGATGAGCTGCTGGAGCGCGGGCGCTCGTCCTGCGTCGACGCCGAGCGGAAGAAGCATTACGATCGGCTGCAAACGATCCTGGCCGAGGAGCAGCCAATCGTGTTCCTCTATTTCCGCGACAACCTGCCGGCGGTCTCGCGCCGCGTGCGCGGCATCATCGAGTCGCCGAACGGTATCCGGTTCAACTTCACCGACTGGTACGTTCCGCAGAGCCTCCAGCGCTACACCGCCGGATAA
- a CDS encoding site-specific integrase, translating to MITKTTKGYTIRWYDADGQERQRTYKGIDRDEAKKLERGILAARDRGEPVPDERRAPTFTAFAATWKEESRSGWKPSTQAQYEQVLKSQLRPAFGDLRLCNITESRVRQLVTQLQDAGLGARRINLVLLVLKMIMATAARRRLIRENPLVVVKPLAEPQVEVDPLAPDEIDGFLKSCPTWWRPYFTVAFWTGARPNELAALKLGDVDGPSSRFRIRAGRYRGVEGAPKTASSVRDVDMAPAVVEALRAQKAQQAAARLKAGLGMPEPGQDYVFTGPEGGLVNPNYLRDRVWYPTLAKAKLRRRVMYQTRHTFASNALAAGEAPSWVAAMLGHTTPEMLFTVYARWIPNRTRRDGSALVMRMTESGTGEIRAAESVRTK from the coding sequence ATGATCACGAAGACGACCAAGGGCTACACGATCCGCTGGTACGACGCCGACGGGCAGGAGCGCCAGCGGACCTACAAGGGCATCGACCGCGACGAGGCGAAGAAACTCGAGCGCGGGATCCTGGCCGCCCGCGATCGCGGGGAGCCGGTCCCTGACGAGCGCCGGGCGCCGACGTTCACGGCCTTCGCGGCCACGTGGAAGGAAGAGAGCCGGTCGGGATGGAAGCCGTCAACCCAGGCCCAGTACGAACAGGTCCTCAAGTCGCAGCTGCGCCCCGCCTTCGGGGATCTCCGGCTTTGCAACATCACGGAGTCCCGGGTCCGCCAGCTCGTCACCCAACTCCAGGATGCGGGCCTCGGAGCCCGGCGGATCAACCTAGTGCTCCTGGTGTTGAAGATGATCATGGCCACGGCCGCGCGGCGACGGCTCATTCGGGAGAATCCGCTGGTGGTCGTGAAGCCCCTCGCTGAGCCCCAGGTCGAGGTGGACCCGCTGGCCCCAGACGAGATCGACGGCTTCCTGAAGTCCTGCCCGACGTGGTGGCGGCCGTACTTCACCGTCGCCTTCTGGACGGGTGCACGCCCGAACGAGCTCGCAGCCCTCAAGCTCGGCGACGTCGATGGGCCGAGCAGTCGATTCCGCATCCGGGCCGGCCGCTACCGGGGCGTGGAGGGCGCGCCCAAGACGGCGAGCAGCGTCCGCGACGTGGACATGGCGCCGGCGGTGGTCGAGGCGCTGAGGGCGCAGAAGGCCCAGCAGGCGGCCGCGCGGCTCAAGGCCGGCCTGGGGATGCCGGAGCCGGGCCAGGATTACGTGTTCACCGGGCCGGAGGGTGGCCTGGTGAACCCGAACTACCTCCGGGACAGGGTGTGGTATCCGACGCTGGCGAAGGCCAAGCTCCGGCGCCGGGTGATGTACCAGACGCGGCACACATTCGCGTCGAACGCCCTGGCCGCCGGCGAGGCGCCGTCCTGGGTGGCGGCCATGCTCGGCCACACCACGCCCGAGATGCTCTTCACCGTCTATGCCCGTTGGATCCCCAACCGTACCCGCCGCGACGGCAGCGCCCTCGTCATGCGCATGACCGAGAGCGGTACGGGCGAAATACGGGCCGCTGAGAGCGTCAGAACGAAGTAG
- a CDS encoding phosphoglycerate kinase, translated as MAKLTIEHLDLAGQRAFLRADLNVPLEGGAVADDTRLRAVVPTIQYALNHGAAVVLASHLGRPHGKAAPEHSLRPVAERLEALLAQPVPLAPDCVGPEVTERAQALKRGELLLLENLRFHKEEEANDEGFARGLAALADCYVNDAFAAAHRAHASIEAITRFLQPAAAGLLMQRELAALGRILGDPQRPLVAVLGGAKVSDKLGLVEHLLERVDALVIGGGMAFTFLRALGHDVGRSLVEADRLETARRVLETARRRGVPVALPVDAVVAEGPDSPSGRAVGIREIPASNMGLDIGPLTVERFAAALKGARTIVWNGPMGVFEKAPFAEGTLAIARAVAAGAAFSVIGGGDTVAAANVAGVADRIGYLSTAGGAFLEFLEGRKLPGVEALTEAP; from the coding sequence GTGGCGAAGCTCACGATCGAGCATCTCGACCTTGCCGGCCAGCGCGCCTTTCTCCGCGCCGACCTCAACGTTCCGCTCGAGGGCGGGGCGGTCGCCGACGACACGCGGCTCCGGGCCGTGGTCCCCACGATCCAGTACGCGCTCAATCACGGCGCCGCGGTGGTCCTCGCCTCGCATCTCGGCCGTCCCCACGGCAAGGCGGCGCCGGAGCACTCGCTGCGGCCCGTGGCCGAGCGCCTGGAGGCGCTGCTGGCCCAGCCGGTGCCGCTGGCCCCGGACTGTGTCGGTCCTGAAGTGACCGAGCGGGCGCAGGCGCTGAAGCGGGGCGAGCTCCTGCTGCTCGAGAACCTCCGCTTCCACAAGGAAGAAGAGGCCAACGACGAGGGCTTTGCCCGCGGGTTGGCCGCGCTGGCCGACTGCTATGTGAACGACGCGTTCGCCGCGGCCCATCGCGCGCACGCTTCGATCGAGGCGATCACGCGGTTTCTCCAGCCGGCGGCGGCGGGTCTCCTCATGCAGCGGGAGCTCGCCGCGCTCGGGCGCATTCTCGGTGATCCCCAGCGGCCGCTGGTGGCCGTGCTGGGCGGGGCCAAGGTCTCCGACAAGCTCGGGCTCGTCGAGCATCTGCTGGAGCGCGTCGATGCGCTGGTCATCGGCGGGGGCATGGCCTTCACCTTCCTGCGGGCCCTGGGCCACGACGTCGGGCGCTCGCTGGTGGAGGCCGATCGCCTGGAGACGGCCCGCCGTGTTCTGGAGACGGCCCGCCGCCGGGGCGTCCCGGTCGCGCTGCCCGTCGACGCCGTCGTGGCCGAGGGGCCCGACAGCCCTTCCGGCCGCGCCGTCGGCATTCGGGAGATTCCCGCCTCCAACATGGGGCTCGATATCGGACCACTCACCGTCGAGCGCTTCGCCGCTGCGCTGAAGGGCGCGCGCACCATCGTGTGGAACGGCCCCATGGGCGTGTTCGAGAAGGCGCCCTTTGCCGAGGGGACGCTGGCGATCGCGCGGGCGGTGGCCGCCGGCGCGGCGTTCTCGGTCATCGGCGGCGGTGACACCGTCGCCGCGGCCAACGTCGCCGGCGTCGCCGATCGGATCGGCTATCTCTCGACGGCAGGCGGGGCGTTCCTCGAGTTCCTGGAAGGACGGAAGCTCCCCGGCGTCGAGGCGCTCACGGAGGCGCCCTGA
- a CDS encoding phage major capsid protein, with product MSERYADVFKEVKESIERQTEGFQILKKSYEDRHAKLEDRLEELESRASSPGKTAGASRFEHEHKQIFTTWLRKPTDPSRKNALADFEARALEHKDITIGTGAAGGFAVPEEIGRQVELLEKKFSPVRRLVAVRQTGSSDYKELVQIHGTTAGWVGETGTRTATLTSTLREVTPTHGELYAYPQASEWSLDDIFFNVPQWLSEAVAREFAIQEGEAVIRGNGTNKPTGMLNTAPVSTADDASPLRAAEAYQFVASAASPDAILPDSLITLVYTVNSAYRANGTWAMNSATLAAIRKLKDTQNQYLFQPGLIAGQPDRLLGYPIEVWEQMDDIGANKHPVAFGDFSRGYLLVDRVGLRILEDRVTNPGFVRFYVRRREGGKPLVNDAIKWIKTT from the coding sequence GTGAGCGAGCGATACGCCGACGTGTTCAAAGAAGTCAAAGAGAGCATCGAGCGACAGACCGAAGGTTTTCAGATCCTCAAAAAGTCCTACGAAGATCGCCACGCCAAGCTCGAGGACCGGCTGGAGGAGTTGGAGTCTCGTGCGTCCTCGCCGGGCAAGACTGCGGGCGCGTCCCGATTCGAGCACGAGCACAAGCAAATCTTCACCACTTGGCTGCGCAAGCCGACCGACCCGTCGCGCAAGAACGCCTTGGCCGACTTCGAGGCCCGGGCGCTTGAGCACAAGGACATCACGATCGGCACGGGCGCGGCCGGCGGCTTCGCAGTCCCCGAGGAGATCGGCCGCCAGGTCGAGCTGCTCGAAAAGAAATTCTCGCCGGTGCGCCGGCTCGTCGCCGTGCGCCAGACGGGGAGCAGCGACTACAAGGAGCTCGTCCAGATTCACGGCACGACCGCCGGGTGGGTGGGGGAGACGGGCACGCGCACGGCGACCCTGACCTCGACCCTCCGCGAGGTGACGCCCACGCACGGCGAGCTCTACGCCTATCCGCAGGCATCGGAATGGTCCCTCGACGACATCTTCTTCAACGTCCCGCAGTGGCTGAGCGAGGCGGTGGCGCGGGAGTTCGCCATTCAGGAGGGCGAAGCGGTCATTCGGGGAAACGGCACCAACAAGCCGACCGGGATGCTGAACACCGCGCCGGTCAGCACCGCGGACGATGCCTCGCCGCTCCGGGCGGCGGAGGCGTATCAGTTCGTGGCGTCCGCCGCCTCGCCCGATGCCATCCTGCCGGACAGCCTCATCACGCTCGTCTACACGGTGAACAGCGCGTATCGGGCGAACGGCACCTGGGCCATGAATAGCGCCACCCTCGCCGCCATCCGCAAGCTGAAGGACACGCAGAATCAGTACCTGTTTCAGCCGGGCCTGATCGCTGGCCAACCCGACCGGCTGCTCGGCTATCCGATCGAGGTATGGGAGCAGATGGACGACATCGGGGCCAACAAGCATCCCGTGGCCTTCGGTGACTTCTCGCGCGGGTACCTGCTCGTGGACCGCGTGGGGCTACGGATTCTCGAGGACCGCGTGACCAATCCTGGTTTTGTCCGGTTCTACGTTCGGAGACGTGAGGGCGGCAAGCCGCTCGTGAACGACGCTATCAAGTGGATTAAGACGACCTAG